TGTCTCAGTTTCCTAGCTGCCTCTTGAAGCGCGAGGTGTAGCTCCTCCTTTATCTCTTCGCGCTCTGCAACAGCCTCTTTGCTACCAACCTTCCATGGTATCTTTGTGCTACAGATGTGTGTGAGGACTACGAGTGGTGCTGGGAAGTTCACGCCGTAATGCTTCCAGTTGAACTCCTCGAGGACCTTCCACGCCACATCGGCCTTCTCGTCGTATATGAGCGGGATACGGTTGGCATAACGCAGTAGGAGCGGCTGCTCCCTAGGCTCTATCGCGCCACCGTAGGCTATGCCCACCTCGACTATGAAGGGGTGGCCGCCACTATGCATTCTCGGCTTCCTTGTCACCGCGACGACGAACTCCGGCTTGAGTATCGCTTTCAGGCCGGCTTCTATCAGCTCCGCGCCTATCGGTGCTAGCGCCTCGCTACTTGGTGCAGGGAACTTGTAGCTGCGTAGCGCCTTGTGGAGCCTCTCTATCTCCTCATCGGTTAGGCTCTGAGGTGGTTTGCTCGGGTCTATGCCTGCCAGTTTCAGCACGTTTAGTGCGCTCTTCTCGCCTACGCGTTGGAACGTGGAGATTAGGAACTCCTTGATGGTCCTTGCTGTTGTGCGTTTAAGTAGCATCTGTAGCTCGCCTTTCTCGAGGCTTGCTGGGTGAGGCTTCACCTCCTTGGGCGGCCTTGGCATCTTCTCCACTATGCGTGGATAGTGGTGTATCGTTCCATCAGGTTCGATGAACACTATGTCAGCGTAAGGCGTGACTATTGCGAGCATCTCGAAGTACTTTAGTATCCTGCTTCTCGCGTACGACCAGTTACACCTGATCCTCGCCCTAATCCTGGTGCCGTGCCACTTGGTGCTCTTCCTCCACGAGCCCAGAGCGTAGATAGCTGGCTCGTTCGTCGAGAGGTCGATAGAGAACTTGACATAGTAGACGCGTTCCGAGTCGAGCGGCGAGCTGTAAGCCTCTATGGGCGATCCCGTGGTGCTGAGCGCATATACAGTCACAGCCTTAGCGCCAAGACCGAACTGGCCCCTTGACTGTCTGATCTTGAACTTAGACGTGACTAGTGGCTTGCCGAGAGCCTCCGCTATCTTCTGCGGCGGGATACCTATACCATTGTCCTCCACGGTCACCGTGCATATACTCTTGTCCTTCTCGTCCTGCTCTATGATTACGGTGACGTTGGGAAGTATACCGTAAAGGTCGGTGGCGTCCAGCGCGTTCTCAACATACTCTCGTATAGTCTGGTAGAGTGCTCTAGCAGGGTTCTCGAAACCCCAGAGCTGCTTCTCCTTGTAGAGGAACTCTGCAACAGTAATCTGTTTAAGCTCGTGATCCACGCGTTGACGTGTCCTGGTTGGAGGTAAGTTCCATCACCTCCCCGCGAGTGGCGCGTGACCTTTTTAAAGAGCCTCCATGCGCCCCCTAATTAACCTTAGACCATTGCAATCGTCACAAGATAGCTTCTAGTGTCTTCTCCCATGGTGCGGCGGGATGATGGGCTGGCATAGGGGTCTATCCCCCATACTCTCCACGATGATCCTGCTAAGCGCGGCGCTACTAGCTGGCATCGTGCTATACACGTACTTCTCCTCGACGATAACCGGCATGGTGAACACGCCGAACCCAGTGATAGAACAGGCTACGTACTACCCGCAGGTTGACATGCTATACGTCAAGGTAAGGAACTATGGTGGCGCACCTGTTCCGCTAAACGAGTCGCGACTTATCATAGTCGGCAAGGGCGCCGAGTGCACCTGCGCCATAGTATGTAGCTCTACGAGCACCCCCAGCGGCAGCTATACAATACCGCCATCCGGCACATTGACGCTCAAAGTCTTTGTCTCTAGCGGCACTGGCACAACAAGCATCCCAGAGTGTAACATCACCTGCACTGGCGACCTAGCCGCCTGCACAACCGCACTACAAAATAGCGTCGGGTACGTTGGCCTCGTCTACACCTACGCCGGCACCGAGCAAATGACGCAACTAGCGTCCGTCACACTAGGCTAACGGGTGGGTATCATGGTTGCGGGCGCCACCCCCTCCGAGCTCGTTTTTACGAAAAGCGTTCAGTGCAACTACGAGTGCCCAACCATTTACGCCTACACATTGGGCCTCGCGAAGGTACGCATAGTATCCTGTGGACACCGACTCTTCTATTGTGTCGACGAGCCGAGCTTGAGCAGAGAAGATGAGAGGCTTGTCAGCGAGATAGCCCGTAGGAGCATAGTCGCCGGCCTAGAGGTGATACCAAGCGACCCAGAGTCTCTCCGAAAACTAGCATCGAAGCTTGGAGTGCCGTACCCTATACTCGCAAGGAAGCTACCGATACTGAAGTACTATGTCGAGAAGGCTGTGAGCGGATACGGACCCCTCTACCCGCTCATCCGTGACCCGGAGGTGGAGGAGATAGCTATTGATGGACCAGGGAGAGCCGTAAGCGTGGTACACCGCCGCTTTGAAGTAGGCTGGATGAGCACAAACATAGTACTCAGCGAAGAAGAGCTCGACGTTCTCGTTATGTACCTGGCTAGGAGGATCGGGAAACCTGTGAGCATAGCACACCCCTATGCTGAAGGCCTGACGCCAGAGGGGCACCGAGTAGCCCTGACCTTCGCCAAGGAGGTTAGCAGGCTTGGCAGTAGCGTAGTTATCCGCAAGCATTTGGAGAAGCCGCTCTCCGCCATACAACTGATAGAGCAGGGCATCGCGACAGAGTTGCTAATGGCGTATCTCTGGATGCTAGTGGATCACGGTAAGTCCGTGCTGATAGTCGGGCCCACGGCATCCGGGAAGACAACACTACTGCAGGCCATACTAGGCCTCATACCGAGCTACAAGAGGATAGTGACTATAGAAGATACGCCAGAGTTCAACCTCTTTGACCGACCGCACTGGGATAGCCTTGTAGCACGGCACAGCTACTCTAAGGACGTGGAAGACGTTACCCTCGAGAAGCTTGCGAAGTTCGCGCTTCGGAGGAGGCCAGATGTCCTGGTTATAGGCGAGATTAGGGGTGTCGAGGCTGAGGTTTTCCTTCAGGCGGCTGCAACCGGCCACGCTGCTCTAGCAACAATGCATGCCGATAGTGCACGCTCTGCTATCGACCGTCTGAAGGGTATGGGTGTTCCAGACTACCTGCTAGACGCGCTCGACTCTATTGTCGTTGTTAAAAGGATTCGGAGAGGCGATTCACAGGTACGTAGGGTAGTAGAGGTTGTAGAGTATATCGACGGTTCTCTAGTCAACGTGTTCCAGTGGAACCCGCGTGACGACCTACTAACACCAACGTCGATAGTGGAGGTTGTTAAGCGCTCTAGGGTACTCCGTAGGATAGCTGATGCTGAGGGTACTGGTGAAGAGGCTCTACGCGAGGAGCTAGAGCGTCTCGTAAGACTCTTGAGGCGGCTACGTGAAGAGGGGGTTTATGAGTTTAAGGACGTGTACAGAAGGATAGACGAGATCTTTAACGTCTATGTTGCTGGTGAGTTCATTGCCACTACTCCTGCGCCTACTGGTAAGTGAGGAGGACCTCATACCACTGCTTCTAGGGTTCACCGCTGTCAACGGCGACCTACGATTGTACACGCAGTATCTGTCAAGCTTATGTCACAATGGTAGGGGAGGGTCACGCAGGGTAGCCTGCAGGTTCCTAGAGCACATGGCTACCGTCAAGGAGCCTCTCCTCGCTCTCGAGAAGCTATCGAAGGAGCTTGGCGGAAGCGGAGCACTACTCAACGAGATTGTGAGGTCTCTACGGCTTGGTGTAGAGCCTGCCGAAGTTGCAGAGAGACTCGTTGAGAGGATAATAGCGAGGGTGCGAGCAAAAGCCGAGCTAGTCGACGATATAGCCAAGGCAATGCTAGAGGTACTGGCCCTAGTCTCTACCGTACTGACATTCTCTATACTCATGAGTGGTTTTCTTCTTGGCGGCGGCGCGGGTATCCAACTAGCAGCGTTTATACTAGCCGGTATAGTGGGCCTAGCCGCAATGTTCACACCAAGCGTCGTGAGACTCAGCGCTCCGCGGGTACCTCGCATTGTAACTGTAACAACGATAGCGTCTATGATTTCGGGGGTCTATTCCATCTACGCTCATAGTCTTCTGGCAGCCCTGATTTCCACAGTTCTAAGCCTCCCTGCAATACTATACACGGCGAGGTGGTGGAGACAAACACGCAGTGTAGCCTCGATAGCCGTTGGGATAGCAGAGTCGCTACAAATGGGTAGAGGTATACCACCATTAGGAGCCGGCGACCCAAGCCTAACCTACAGTATACTCATGGGTTCGAAGTACAGCGTGTACAGCAACCTAGGCGAGCTTCTAGTTGACATGCTGAGGCTCATCCCGCAAGAGGGCAGCGTGACGGCAGCGAAGCTGCTTCGGAGTTTTACAGAGTTCGCGGCCAGGTACTTAGAGTTGGTGAAAACAGCATTGACTAAGAGCATAGTCTACGAGACTATAGTTGTCATCGCAATGCCATTGTTAGCGCTATTGGCGAAACAGGTGCTGGGGGTGATGAACACCGCAACAGTAGCAAACGCGCCGATACCGCTCCTAAGGACGGGGCTACACGGTGGAAAAGAACTAAGTATGATGTTGTTACCAGCCGTGGCCTATCCCTTAGCAACCTCAAAGATAGGGAGAGGGACCCCGCTACTACCCCTGCTGCACTGGCTACCCTCCCTTCTCGCCGTCGTCCTCCTTTAACCCGAGTATTCTCGGTATACTCTTCTCGTATGGCTTTGTAGCTATACCACGCTCGGTTATGATTGCTGTCACGAGCTCCGGAGGTGTAACGTCAAACGCTGGATTTAGCACGCGAACTTCTGGCACGGTTATTACAACCTTGCCAACCACCGTCCTAACCTCGTCCGGATCCCTCTCTTCGATCGGAATGCTTGGCCCGCGTAGCCGCGGGTCAATAGTGGAAGTTGGCGCGACTACATAGAACGGTACACCATGCCGATTTGCGAGCACGGCTATCGTGTACGTGCCTATCTTGTTAGCCACGTAGCCATCAAGCGTTATCCTATCAGCACCTACGAACACCTTATCAACAAGACCCTTTGACATTACATACCCAACCATGTTGTCGGTTATGAGTGTCACGTCAATACCCTCCTTTACAAGCTCCCAGACCGTAAGCCTAGCTCCTTGCAACAGAGGCCTTGTCTCGGTAGCAATGACGCGTATCCTCTTGCCCTCCTCTACAGCTGCACGTATAACACCCAGGGCGGTACCATAACCTGCAGTCGCCAAGGCGCCAGTATTACAGTGTGTGAGTATCGTGTCACCATCCTGTATGAGCTTCGCGCCTATCTCTCCCATCCGAATGTTAGCCTCGATATCCTCAAGCATGATGCGCTTAGCCTCTTCGATCACAGCATTCCTAACATCATCCACGCTACTGGATTCGCTAGCGGCTCTCCTAGCACGCTCTAAAACACGGTCAATAGCCCAGAAGAGGTTGTAGGCTGTAGGCCTAGTCTCGCGAAGCACGTTAGCAGCCTCTTCAAGGTCCTTTAGAAGCTCCCCGACGTTACTAGCCTTAGAGTGGAAAGCTGCTAGGGCAAGACCGAGTGCCGCGGCAACGCCTATGGCTGGCGCACCACGTATCTCCATGTCACGTATAGCCTTGGCTAGCCTCCTGTAATCCCTCGTCTCCCTGTAAACCTCCTCCCAGGGTATAAGGCGGACATCAAGCCAGCGTACACGACCATCGTCAAGCCACTCTATGGGGCGTATGCGTAGCCTGGAGGCAAGCTTCTCAAGCTTCTTGTCAAGCTCCAAAAGAGCCCTACACCCCACCTAGAGCTACTAGGGCCGCTGAGTAATGAGTTGCAAGCCCCTCGTGCAGGTGGATCCCAAGACGCTAACCGGGAGCATAAAGGAGTGCGCCGAGTCACTCGGCCGCGTAGTGGTGCTTGTACCGGAGGGGCGTAGACTCCATCCAGTAGAGGTCGCCTACATACTCTACCGCGACGCTGCAGTGGTAAAGATAGGCGAGAAGAGTGTCACATTCCGCGAGTTCATGACGTTGTATTCCCGCATAAACCCGATGGCTTTGCCCTTCTTCGAGGTCTACTACGAGCTTAGGAGGCGGGGTAAGCTCCCAATTCCAGGCCCTCGCGAAAACACACTTGTGTTGATAAGATCAAGGAGAAACCCTAAACAGACACACTATATACTCGTCGTTGAAGAAGGACGGCCAGTTCCAATTAAACTACTTCAGAGTTTTGTAGAAGAGGCTCGCCATCGAGGCTTGGAGCCTGTACTAGCTATAGTGGATCGCTACGGCGACGTAACATTCTATACGCCTATGGTCTTCCACCCCGCCGAGAGGCCACGGGAGCTGGAGGAGAGCCTTGAAGCCCAAGATTAACCTCGATCCTCTTCGAGGATTCCGAGATATACTCGCGCCAGACTCTGAGGAGTTAACCGCGCTAGCCACTACCTTCAAGAGGTTGGCAAGAAGGCACGGCTATCGCGAGGTCATACCGCCAACTCTCGAGAGGTTCGAGCTTTTCGCGTTGAAATCCGGCGAGGAGATAAGGAGGAGCATGTACGTTTTTCGCGATAAGGCTGGCCGCGAGGTAGCAATGAGGCCAGAGGCTACAGCGAGCATCGCAAGGATATACCTTCGCCATCTCCGTGCCCAGCCTAAACCGGTAAGACTCTATTATGTCGTCAACTGCTTCCGATACGAGGAGCCACAGTACGCTAGGTACCGCGAGTTCTACCAGGCAGGTGTCGAGCTTATAGGCGAGCAGTCGCCCACCGGCGACATAGAGGTAGCTGCCCTACTCTACCGCTTCTATGAGAAGATTGGGATGAACAAGCATATTGAGGTGCTAGCCGGTACGACCGGAGTGTACCGCGCACTCTTCGAGAAGTACAGAGTGCCCGAGGAGAAGCAGGACCACATACTCCACCTTATGGACAAGAAGGAGTACGATAAGGCCAGGTTAGAGCTAGAGAGTGTAAACAACGAGCTAGCAGAGATTGCTTCAAAGCTATGGGACATTGGCGACATAGATACAGAGGGTAGGTTCCGTGAGGCTCACAGTCTCTTAGAGAGTGTTGAGCCTCGAGCAGCCGAGGCACTTGAACATCTAAGGTTCTTCGCAGAGAGCCTTGCGAATCTCGGCGCTAAGATACGCACCGACCTAAGCTTCGCACGAGGCTTGGCATACTACACGGGCATAATATTCGAGGTGAAGGTGCCAGGCTTTCCTGTTAGCATTGCAGGTGGAGGGAGATACGACACACTCATAGAGCTCTACGGCGGCGAGCATATGCCGGCCACGGGCTTCGCAATAGGCTTGGATCGTACACTCATAGCGGCAAAAGAGGTTGGTATAGACTTGCGTCTGGAGCCCGAGCCGGCACCGAGAGTAGCGATAGTCTACTTGGAGCGCGGTGTGCTACCCTATGCTATCCGGGTACAGGGTATGCTGGTAGAATGGGGGATGGAGGCTAGCATCTATGGTGAGAAGAAGCTCGGCCGGCTCTTGCCGAGGCTCGCGGAGGAGGGATACCGTTACGCCGTGATACTCGGGAAGAGAGAGGCTGAGCGTGGAGTAGCGGCAGTCCGAGACCTCTCCACGAGAAGACAAGTGGAGGTTAGCCTCGAGAAGCTCCCGTTGACGTTGCTAGGGTGGGCCTAGAAAGGTTGTCACAACTACTCATCGTGGCACGCGAAGCTTCTTAAGGGCGGCTATGTGTGCACGGGTTTAACGGGTGCTTCTTCAATGGCTGTTAAGCTCCAGAGGGTTAGCGAGTACGAATGGGTCATACCCAAAGGCGCAAAGCCGTGCATGAGAGTACCGGCTGTGATCTTTGCCGACGAATACCTCCTCAAGAAGATGCAGCAGGATCTAACCCTAGAGCAAGCGGCTAACGTGGCCTGCCTCCCCGGCATACAAGTAGCCAGTTACGTGATGCCGGACGGCCACCAGGGTTATGGCTTCCCCATTGGCGGCGTGGCAGGCATGGCGATTGACGAGGATGGCGTTATCAGCCCGGGTGGCGTCGGCTACGATATCAACTGTGGTGTAAGGCTTCTCCGTACAAACCTCGACTACAACGAGGTTAAGCCGAAACTCAAGGAGCTCATCCAGGAGCTGTACAGGAACGTGCCTAGCGGCCTAGGCAAGAGCGGCAAGATACACTTGAGCATCCAGGAGCTTAACAAGGTGCTCGACGAGGGCGTAATGTGGGCTGTACAGCGCGGCTACGGCTGGGCTGACGACCCGGAGCACATCGAGGAGCGAGGCAGCTGGACACTAGCAGACTCCTCGAAGGTAAGCCAGAGGGCCAAGCAGCGTGGAGCCCCCCAGCTAGGCACCCTTGGCAGCGGCAACCACTTCCTAGAAGTGCAGGTTGTTGACGAGATATACGACCCACAGATTGCCAAGGTACTTGGCATAGAGCGTGTAGGCCAAGTTATGGTCATGATACACACTGGTAGCCGTGGTCTAGGCCACCAAGTTGCAAGCGACTACCTCATGATAATGGAGAGGGCTATGAGGAAGTATGGCATCCGCCCACCAGACCGCGAGCTAGCCAGCGTCCCATTCTCTAGCAGGGAGGCCCAAGACTACCTTAGGGCGATGGCTGCCGCCGCCAACTACGCATGGACCAACAGGCAGCTAATCACGCACTGGGTGCGCGAGAGCTTCCGCAGAGTGCTACACGTTGATCCCGACAAGCTAGACCTACACATCATATATGATGTGGCCCACAACATCGCAAAGATAGAGGAGCACGAGGTCGACGGGAAGAGGATGAAGCTGGTCGTACACAGGAAGGGCGCGACCAGAGCATTCCCACCAGGCCATCCAGAGATACCCAAGGATCACAGGGAGATTGGCCAGGTGGTCCTCATACCAGGTAGCATGGGCACACCGAGCTTCGTGATGGTCGGCATCCCGGAGGGTAAGAGGACCTGGTACTCTGCTCCACACGGCTCTGGCCGCTGGATGAGCCGCGAAGCGGCAGTCAGAACCTACAGGCCAGCTGAGGTTGTCGAGCAGCTAGCCAGGCAGGGTATAGTGGTTATGGCCGCTAACAGGAGGGTCATCGCAGAGGAGGCTCCTGGCGCCTACAAGCCAAGCGAGCGTGTGGTTCGCGTCGCACACGCTGTCAAGATTGCTAAGCTCGTTGTCAAGCTACGCCCGATTGGTGTAGTCAAGGGCTAAACCCCACATTATTTTAGGAGTGCATCGCACGTATCACATGCTTTTGTGCTCGCCTTATCCTTCTATGTTGTGTTTTTCTAGTGAGTGGTAGGGGTGATTAGGAGGCGTTTCGTAAGTCGCTTGGAGAGTTAGGGAGTGAAGGGAGGGTAGTGGCTTGACTGAGGTAATAACTGACGTCGAGAAGCTTTCGAAAAGGGATATTGAGGAGATAGCTAGGCGCGTAGTTCGCAACCTTGGCGAGTACATTCCGGCAAGTTATCAGAGGTTGTTGAGGAAGCTGGGCAAAGCTATCGAGGCAGGTATACGTGCTAATCACCGCAGGCTTCTCGTGATAAGTGGTGAGGATCCTGTTCTAGTTGGCGCTCTTGCAGCCAGAGCGATGCTATTCTATGAAAGAGTGTATAGGAGGATTCGTGGCCGCGAAGAACTGCCAGTGCTTTACGTCTTCCACGACGAGTTTAATGATGCAAAGCTCCGCAAGGAGATAGTCAAGAGAGCTCTGAAGGAACGCGGCGCGATGATAACGCCTAGGATAGCTAGGTACGAGGAGAGCGAGCAATACCTAGGCACCACATTCCGCGGCCTCATACTGGATCTTGTCAACGACCTAAAGCCTAATGATGTTGGTCGTCTTGTCGGCGTTGTAGAGGGAGGAGGCCTCATCATCTTCCTGGTGCCATCGTGGGACAAGTGGGACAAATGGATGACCTTATTCAAGCGCAACCTTGTTGTACCCGGTTTCCCCGAGCCAAGACACATATTCATAAAGTGGTTCAAGAGGAAGTTAATGCAGCATCAAGGAATATTCATTTACGATGCTGATGAGCGACGCGCCATAAAGATTGACGAAGCCTCGTTGAAGCCTCCGAGCGAGCAATACGAACGTAGGATAAGGTTCCCGAAGAAGACAAGGTTACCAGAGGACATCTATAGACTTGCGCTGACACAGGATCAGGTTAACGTGATTCATCTTGTTGAGAAGCATCTAGTGGACAAGCCAAAGGGTAGGAGGAAGAAGGTCCTCGTTATAACAGCTGATCGTGGTCGTGGCAAGTCATGCGCCGTCGGTATAGGCCTTGTAGGCGTGGCCTATCTAATACGCAAACAGAAAGGCAAGAGGAGGGTACGCATCATAGTAACTGCGCCCAGCCTTAGCAACATCCAGTCGTTCTTCCAGCTGGCTGTGAAGGCTGCAGAAGAGCTGCGTTTGAAACCTCGCGTTGTGAAACGCTCTGGGATGATACTCGAGCTTCACGGCGAAGGCTTTAGCATTGAGTACTGGGAGCCCATACACGTACCGAAACTCAAAGCGGATATCGTGGCTGTCGACGAGGCTAGTGGTATACACGTGCCGCTACTACATGCCATCTGGAGGGCTCACAAGAGGCTCGTCTTTGCTACGACGATCCACGGGTATGAGGGAGCGGGTAGAGGCTTCTCGGTCCGCTTCATGTCAGCAATAAAGCGCGATCCAAACACCGAGCTAGTGATCTATGAGATGCACGAGCCGATACGCTATGCCAAGAACGACCCAATTGAAAAGTGGCTATTTGACGCGTTGCTGCTAGATGCGGAGCCCGCCGAGCTAGACCGGGAGGACATCCGGGCTATCGAGGAGGGTAGGCTAGAGTACCTCAAATTGGACCCCGAGTGGCTCTTCAGTGAAGAGGGCGAGCAGACATTA
The Pyrolobus fumarii 1A DNA segment above includes these coding regions:
- a CDS encoding DNA topoisomerase VI subunit B — protein: MDHELKQITVAEFLYKEKQLWGFENPARALYQTIREYVENALDATDLYGILPNVTVIIEQDEKDKSICTVTVEDNGIGIPPQKIAEALGKPLVTSKFKIRQSRGQFGLGAKAVTVYALSTTGSPIEAYSSPLDSERVYYVKFSIDLSTNEPAIYALGSWRKSTKWHGTRIRARIRCNWSYARSRILKYFEMLAIVTPYADIVFIEPDGTIHHYPRIVEKMPRPPKEVKPHPASLEKGELQMLLKRTTARTIKEFLISTFQRVGEKSALNVLKLAGIDPSKPPQSLTDEEIERLHKALRSYKFPAPSSEALAPIGAELIEAGLKAILKPEFVVAVTRKPRMHSGGHPFIVEVGIAYGGAIEPREQPLLLRYANRIPLIYDEKADVAWKVLEEFNWKHYGVNFPAPLVVLTHICSTKIPWKVGSKEAVAEREEIKEELHLALQEAARKLRHYLIEKRREEELREKISTFLRYIPEVAQSIATILGEDGVTPDKVQRLLLDTLRRRMKGKELQVFEQQVKNLSKVKIEA
- a CDS encoding type II/IV secretion system ATPase subunit; its protein translation is MVAGATPSELVFTKSVQCNYECPTIYAYTLGLAKVRIVSCGHRLFYCVDEPSLSREDERLVSEIARRSIVAGLEVIPSDPESLRKLASKLGVPYPILARKLPILKYYVEKAVSGYGPLYPLIRDPEVEEIAIDGPGRAVSVVHRRFEVGWMSTNIVLSEEELDVLVMYLARRIGKPVSIAHPYAEGLTPEGHRVALTFAKEVSRLGSSVVIRKHLEKPLSAIQLIEQGIATELLMAYLWMLVDHGKSVLIVGPTASGKTTLLQAILGLIPSYKRIVTIEDTPEFNLFDRPHWDSLVARHSYSKDVEDVTLEKLAKFALRRRPDVLVIGEIRGVEAEVFLQAAATGHAALATMHADSARSAIDRLKGMGVPDYLLDALDSIVVVKRIRRGDSQVRRVVEVVEYIDGSLVNVFQWNPRDDLLTPTSIVEVVKRSRVLRRIADAEGTGEEALREELERLVRLLRRLREEGVYEFKDVYRRIDEIFNVYVAGEFIATTPAPTGK
- the mtnA gene encoding S-methyl-5-thioribose-1-phosphate isomerase is translated as MELDKKLEKLASRLRIRPIEWLDDGRVRWLDVRLIPWEEVYRETRDYRRLAKAIRDMEIRGAPAIGVAAALGLALAAFHSKASNVGELLKDLEEAANVLRETRPTAYNLFWAIDRVLERARRAASESSSVDDVRNAVIEEAKRIMLEDIEANIRMGEIGAKLIQDGDTILTHCNTGALATAGYGTALGVIRAAVEEGKRIRVIATETRPLLQGARLTVWELVKEGIDVTLITDNMVGYVMSKGLVDKVFVGADRITLDGYVANKIGTYTIAVLANRHGVPFYVVAPTSTIDPRLRGPSIPIEERDPDEVRTVVGKVVITVPEVRVLNPAFDVTPPELVTAIITERGIATKPYEKSIPRILGLKEDDGEKGG
- a CDS encoding tRNA intron endonuclease catalytic domain-containing protein, producing the protein MSCKPLVQVDPKTLTGSIKECAESLGRVVVLVPEGRRLHPVEVAYILYRDAAVVKIGEKSVTFREFMTLYSRINPMALPFFEVYYELRRRGKLPIPGPRENTLVLIRSRRNPKQTHYILVVEEGRPVPIKLLQSFVEEARHRGLEPVLAIVDRYGDVTFYTPMVFHPAERPRELEESLEAQD
- the hisS gene encoding histidine--tRNA ligase — protein: MKPKINLDPLRGFRDILAPDSEELTALATTFKRLARRHGYREVIPPTLERFELFALKSGEEIRRSMYVFRDKAGREVAMRPEATASIARIYLRHLRAQPKPVRLYYVVNCFRYEEPQYARYREFYQAGVELIGEQSPTGDIEVAALLYRFYEKIGMNKHIEVLAGTTGVYRALFEKYRVPEEKQDHILHLMDKKEYDKARLELESVNNELAEIASKLWDIGDIDTEGRFREAHSLLESVEPRAAEALEHLRFFAESLANLGAKIRTDLSFARGLAYYTGIIFEVKVPGFPVSIAGGGRYDTLIELYGGEHMPATGFAIGLDRTLIAAKEVGIDLRLEPEPAPRVAIVYLERGVLPYAIRVQGMLVEWGMEASIYGEKKLGRLLPRLAEEGYRYAVILGKREAERGVAAVRDLSTRRQVEVSLEKLPLTLLGWA
- a CDS encoding RtcB family protein, which produces MAVKLQRVSEYEWVIPKGAKPCMRVPAVIFADEYLLKKMQQDLTLEQAANVACLPGIQVASYVMPDGHQGYGFPIGGVAGMAIDEDGVISPGGVGYDINCGVRLLRTNLDYNEVKPKLKELIQELYRNVPSGLGKSGKIHLSIQELNKVLDEGVMWAVQRGYGWADDPEHIEERGSWTLADSSKVSQRAKQRGAPQLGTLGSGNHFLEVQVVDEIYDPQIAKVLGIERVGQVMVMIHTGSRGLGHQVASDYLMIMERAMRKYGIRPPDRELASVPFSSREAQDYLRAMAAAANYAWTNRQLITHWVRESFRRVLHVDPDKLDLHIIYDVAHNIAKIEEHEVDGKRMKLVVHRKGATRAFPPGHPEIPKDHREIGQVVLIPGSMGTPSFVMVGIPEGKRTWYSAPHGSGRWMSREAAVRTYRPAEVVEQLARQGIVVMAANRRVIAEEAPGAYKPSERVVRVAHAVKIAKLVVKLRPIGVVKG
- a CDS encoding tRNA(Met) cytidine acetyltransferase TmcA, which produces MTEVITDVEKLSKRDIEEIARRVVRNLGEYIPASYQRLLRKLGKAIEAGIRANHRRLLVISGEDPVLVGALAARAMLFYERVYRRIRGREELPVLYVFHDEFNDAKLRKEIVKRALKERGAMITPRIARYEESEQYLGTTFRGLILDLVNDLKPNDVGRLVGVVEGGGLIIFLVPSWDKWDKWMTLFKRNLVVPGFPEPRHIFIKWFKRKLMQHQGIFIYDADERRAIKIDEASLKPPSEQYERRIRFPKKTRLPEDIYRLALTQDQVNVIHLVEKHLVDKPKGRRKKVLVITADRGRGKSCAVGIGLVGVAYLIRKQKGKRRVRIIVTAPSLSNIQSFFQLAVKAAEELRLKPRVVKRSGMILELHGEGFSIEYWEPIHVPKLKADIVAVDEASGIHVPLLHAIWRAHKRLVFATTIHGYEGAGRGFSVRFMSAIKRDPNTELVIYEMHEPIRYAKNDPIEKWLFDALLLDAEPAELDREDIRAIEEGRLEYLKLDPEWLFSEEGEQTLRQLFGIYVLAHYRNEPDDLAILADAPHHIIRAMATPSGKIVCAVQIAQEGGLDDELIEDLLRGGKIAGNIIPDRVLKHLRLWEFGRKRGWRIVRIATHPEVQGRGIGSRMLEEIYEEAKERGLDWVGSGFGVNEQLLRFWLKNGFVPVHMSPDRNPVSGEYTTLVLKPIAEDVKEMVRIANREFRRKLLESLHDTYRDLELEVARMMLEGDGSPILPGYKPMLTPIQVDRLWIYAYGPMTFEAANDIMHELARAYWLQGRDERPKLSEKEELLLIAKALQGKSWEKVAEELGWKVYKVLTTMKEIARKLLKHYYGLGPDSPVGLHADKITALEVTPEVLLRQPETGLYGRVEKSLVATKPVEASEESEHEEERVRTLEEIARAAKSEEDEEDEESPI